A DNA window from Vigna angularis cultivar LongXiaoDou No.4 chromosome 1, ASM1680809v1, whole genome shotgun sequence contains the following coding sequences:
- the LOC108332368 gene encoding transcription factor BHLH094, translating to MEPPLVNDATFSSANPSLSEIWPSQFPSSNKRPSSLLLHNHSPNSNKHVKLSPPSETHQNAALRPPQPDATSVAAAANNSPLQTPKPKQDYIHVRARRGQATDSHSLAERARREKISERMKILQDLVPGCGKVIGKALVLDEIINYIQSLQRQVEFLSMKLEAVNSRLSLSPSIECFPSKEVATQPFDLSGIIFGSQPARGFAQGSQAGWLHMQMAGGFEKVT from the exons ATGGAACCTCCGCTCGTCAACGACGCCACATTCTCTTCGGCCAACCCTTCCTTGTCCGAGATTTGGCCCTCGCAATTCCCCTCTTCCAACaagagaccctcttctcttcttcttcacaaTCACTCTCCCAACAGTAACAAACACGTTAAGCTATCACCACCCTCAGAGACACACCAAAACGCTGCGTTGCGCCCTCCTCAACCCGACGCCACTTCCGTAGCCGCCGCCGCCAACAACTCACCCCTTCAAACTCCCAAACCCAAGCAGGACTACATACACGTGCGAGCAAGAAGAGGCCAGGCCACCGATAGCCACAGTCTCGCCGAAAGA GCTCGTAGGGAAAAGATAAGTGAGAGGATGAAAATTCTTCAAGATTTAGTCCCCGGCTGTGGCAAG GTAATTGGTAAAGCGCTTGTCCTGGATGAGATTATTAACTACATCCAGTCCCTGCAGCGTCAGGTTGAG TTTCTTTCAATGAAGCTTGAGGCGGTTAATTCGAGATTGAGTCTTAGCCCTTCTATCGAATGTTTTCCCTCAAAAGAA GTTGCCACTCAGCCATTTGACCTTTCAGGAATAATATTTGGATCACAACCGGCAAGGGGATTTGCTCAAGGATCACAAGCTGGATGGCTGCATATGCAGATGGCTGGTGGTTTTGAGAAAGTAACATAA